TTCAGATTACGGCCACTGATACTCCCAATCTTAATAATGTTAAAGATGCTTCGTATATGTTTTATGCTGCAAAAAGCTTTACGGGGAACAGTTCTATGCAAAATTGGGATACTTCAAATATTAAGAATTTCAGATTTATGTTTGCTCTTATTTTTGACAGTATCAATACTACGCTTCCTGATCAGTTCAACTCTCCTTATCTTAATAACTGGGATATGTCATCAGCAACTGATCTCAGCTTTATGTTTGCAGGACGAGGAATCTTTAATCAAACAGTAAACAACTGGAATGTTTCCAATGTAAAGGATATGAAATGGATGTTTGCACTTTGCCCAAGCTACAATCAACCTATGGATAACTGGGATACTTCAAGCCTTGAAGATATTCGTTTTATGTTTCATTTCGATCCTGCTTTTAATCAGTCTTTAAATCATTGGAATACTTCTAAAGTTACGAATATGGCTCATGTTATTCATGGCTGTACAGCCTTTAATCATCCTTTAGAAAATTGGGATATGACCAAGGTTACCAGAATAGATCAGATCCTTAAGGAGACTCCGAACTTTAATCAATCGCTTGCAAGCTGGAATCTTGCCAACCTTAATAATGGCTCCCTTGCTTTAGCGGAGGCAGGAATGGATTGTGAAAATTTCAGTAAAACACTGGCTGGATGGGCAGATAATCCTAATACTGCCAATAACATTGATTTGAGTAGTGTTGCTCCTTTGACCTATGCTTCTAATGCAGGAGATAAAAGGAATATTCTCATCAGTAAAGGATGGACAATGTCCGGTGATACAGTAGGAAACTGTTTACTGGCTTCATCAGATATAAGAATAAGAAAAAAA
This region of Chryseobacterium culicis genomic DNA includes:
- a CDS encoding BspA family leucine-rich repeat surface protein gives rise to the protein MVLKKFSTGFFILLLCMVKAQNEFITIWKPASTVIQPITVSAPYQANTQQIWFPGIGENYDIYWEEVGFPQHNGSLTNVTSTKQVFIDFGTSIAEKNDAKYRVKVSNGNGVFQQIKFGDVQEVQLPDQIFPVWQINGSADKVLEIEQWGNIAWNSMNSAFSQCKLIQITATDTPNLNNVKDASYMFYAAKSFTGNSSMQNWDTSNIKNFRFMFALIFDSINTTLPDQFNSPYLNNWDMSSATDLSFMFAGRGIFNQTVNNWNVSNVKDMKWMFALCPSYNQPMDNWDTSSLEDIRFMFHFDPAFNQSLNHWNTSKVTNMAHVIHGCTAFNHPLENWDMTKVTRIDQILKETPNFNQSLASWNLANLNNGSLALAEAGMDCENFSKTLAGWADNPNTANNIDLSSVAPLTYASNAGDKRNILISKGWTMSGDTVGNCLLASSDIRIRKKTLLYPNPAVDDIHIEGLSDIKKYRIFDAAGRLVLEGNPNKDMINVGSLPKGNYILQLVLKDTTLSSKFIKK